Proteins encoded in a region of the Nicotiana tomentosiformis chromosome 9, ASM39032v3, whole genome shotgun sequence genome:
- the LOC138899138 gene encoding uncharacterized protein: protein MVRTRASDVLGRGGAAPPIVDPATSQAGGGAHIPTAQAPGHATVVYQTPGALPMGGAQLVVAAILEPRPTPTGEPQKLLDRWTRLRPPAIGGSPPLTWDQFTRLFLERYIPPSSREELRGQFEQLQQGQMSVTDYEARFSELSRYALMILPTDAERVQRFIAGLHYGIQVTMARDIEKGTPYEQGSSSRSSCPQSQTQGQSSSAQRGCFECGDLGHMRRFYPKLRVKAVQLGHRLMITAPAAAPAIQLPIGRGQVGRGCPRGGGSTYSYVSSLFAHFLGVPRGSLGTSVYVSTPIGDSVVVDQICQSCNLTFCGYKTRTDLSLLDMTDFKVILGMDWLSPYHVVVDYHAKTVTLAILELPRLEWNGSSIKTPTIDSVPKVWEFSYVFPSNLLGMPPDRDIDLAPGTQPISIPSYHME from the exons atggtgagaacacgcgcaTCAGATGTACTAGGccgtggaggagctgctccccctattg tggacccagccacatctcaggcgggagggggagcacatatccctaccgctcaggctccaggacATGCTActgtcgtatatcagaccccgggtgcactacccatgggcggaGCTCAGCTAGTTGTAGCGGCTATACTAGAGCCCAGACCAACCCCAaccggcgagccgcagaagctattggatagatggaccagactACGTCCTCCTGCTATTGGCG GTTCTCCTCCCTtaacttgggaccagttcacacgtctcTTTCTGGAGAGATACATCCCACCCTCTTCgagggaagagttacggggtcagttcgagcagctccagcagggtcagatgtctgtgaccgactatgaggcgagattctctgagttgtctcgctatgcacttatgatactccccactgatgcagagagagtgcagaggtttattgCGGGTTTGCACTATGGTATCCAGGTCACTATGGCCCGAGATATTGAGAAGGGGACTCCTTacgagcag ggttcctccagtagGAGTTCATGTCCCCAGAGTCAgactcagggtcagtcatcttccgcacagagaggttgctttgagtgcggggatcttggtCATATGAGGAGATTCTACCCCAAGCTTCGGGTCAAGGCAGTACAACTGGGTCATCGGctcatgattactgcaccagctgCCGCACCAGCCATCCAGCTGCCCATAggcagagggcaggtgggtaggggctgccctagaggtggag ggtctacgtattcatatgtttcatctctgtttgctcattttttgggtgttcctcGCGGGTCCTTGGGTActtctgtatatgtgtccacgccaatAGGCGATTCTGTTGTGGTGGATCAGATTTGTCAGTCATGTAActtgactttctgtggttataaGACCAGAACGGATCTTTCATTGCTCGACATGACCGACTTTAAggtcatcttgggcatggactggttgtccccATATCATGTCGTCGTTGActatcatgccaagactgttaccttggcgatactagagttgcctagattggagtggaatggctcatctatca AGACTccaacgattgattcagtgcccaaGGTGTGGGAGTTCTCCTATGTGTTTCCTTCTAATCTactaggcatgccaccagatcgtgatatcgatttggctccaggtacccagcctatctctattccatcgTACCACATGGAGTGA
- the LOC104108597 gene encoding uncharacterized protein → MEKRLRSSLKTSAQEFLSSTAKLGFNKSIKPSLKTLIHTLTSSSDLTTTLPLALHHSISQSIRKYKTLTDSNSTEDAVLSPQTPPTKRLRRSARNKRNGEEENEDKTQLLVENFRFYAYISFLCVSHPKKAFSDSDLLPAVRELHDNLILFESDSVLLSEIANLCEEWWKEDLCGKETLISQSLPFLLSRALTLKKKVYVHRVYMLREAFTLLDFEDESIEDLKHLMMRCVISPLFLKTEDGRKFIAFTFGLSLQVLKEALAMLKSQIPFGRKSVLEAYGEVLFRAWQAAEGLSKDEIENNFLQGLIDSCIHASSGELAVSIRKVLGGFVNQRTTEGVEKLLFRLAEPVIFRSLQVANSNVRQNSLHLFLDLFPLEDPDATMEGKDTLLDKQFFLLDRLLMDECPDVRAVAVEGCCRILHLFWEIIPSPTITKTLTKIFDHMIHDECTEVRLSTVNAMIYLLGNPHSHEVLKVLLPRMGNLILDTSPPVRAAVVDLLLTLTDLRNFQFHKVVHIDLLLSTLANDQPMIGQKLTKLLLPSYFPSKVNLREACKRCVTLLKRCPLAGARFCEFAVSEGISLQSWMELLKILISLVVSPGKLEEEQIDGSIIAASHLCIYLVRDGSYHTKLKEELSGERLKQLFGVATSARAQASVCNIISSICPDAVDDLFDECMTLVTNCGDLSNSLEKQAEVRSVHKMMLSCSWFDEMFEILARLLQRTASQCHKKFGTELVKFSVPSTKRGNTKSSIKLSSKSKHVKEKKMFGKVKCSFKEEYEITVGVAWQIKDLLLSENTRNAILRSGSLETIFLSLKAISEVSILQCTRCDYMRLSPILAYTALAFHMSFQDNNLGGDKNVNKKRRTESTNEASEETALELTMDHLLGCTNKLFGIPSSELSDLGGDGSDFAKQQRTLNVVKMLTAVLKFIADALTMDLVDKSQEECLSFTLEYIKFIISSLREHSGEELQFTEDMLKEIYLCLKSSFTYVAKLVNVVLKSFSEASQPLLGAFDIANELLNLYVSIEEYLGYGYAVRLFPAVKPWVPDLILALGSLNLMKQIPGGKSSSFNPKDDLPLWVSTLARTELAEQQDISSDEEPDRISKMEGFKTFKKLVNVMVQLLRANHNVLDAVGLTLLNNLLVGLKSKNFDVVLGLLHFVCVKLVRHEEREWKELTSMLTSLQQIYHQLELEKESCNGEDARQVLQRARALVEPVWKCYLSDDRRNSFEEE, encoded by the exons ATGGAGAAAAGACTTCGTTCTTCGCTCAAAACCTCAGCGCAAGAATTCCTCTCGTCAACGGCAAAATTAGGGTTTAATAAATCCATTAAACCCTCACTCAAAACCCTAATTCACACCCTCACTTCTTCGTCAGATCTCACTACTACTCTTCCTCTCGCCCTACACCACTCAATCTCGCAGTCTATCAGGAAATACAAAACCCTAACTGATTCTAACTCCACCGAAGACGCCGTTTTATCTCCTCAAACGCCGCCGACGAAACGGCTCCGTCGATCTGCGCGGAACAAGAGGAACGGCGAAGAAGAAAACGAAGATAAGACGCAATTGCTCGTTGAAAATTTTCGTTTTTATGCTTACATTTCGTTTTTATGTGTTTCTCATCCAAAAAAGGCCTTTTCTGATTCTGATTTATTGCCGGCGGTTCGAGAGTTACATGATAATTTGATTTTATTTGAGTCTGATTCTGTTTTGTTATCTGAAATTGCTAATTTATGTGAAGAGTGGTGGAAGGAGGATTTATGTGGGAAAGAAACTCTAATTTCTCAGTCATTGCCGTTTCTGTTGTCGAGGGCGTTGACATTGAAGAAGAAAGTGTATGTGCATAGGGTTTATATGCTAAGAGAGGCGTTTACGTTGCTAGATTTCGAGGATGAGAGTATCGAGGATTTGAAGCATTTAATGATGCGTTGTGTGATTTCGCCTCTGTTTTTGAAGACGGAGGATGGGAGGAAATTTATCGCGTTTACATTTGGTTTGAGTTTGCAGGTTCTGAAAGAGGCATTGGCTATGCTTAAATCCCAGATCCCATTTGGGCGTAAGTCTGTGTTGGAGGCATATGGAGAGGTTCTTTTTCGGGCGTGGCAGGCAGCCGAAGGGCTGTCTAAGGATGAGATTGAGAACAACTTCTTGCAGGGGTTGATAGATAGCTGTATACATGCAAGTTCAGGGGAGCTTGCTGTGTCTATTAGAAAAGTTTTAGGGGGTTTTGTTAATCAGAGAACTACAGAGGGTGTTGAGAAGCTCCTTTTTCGTCTTGCCGAGCCCGTCATTTTCCGATCCTTGCAG GTTGCAAACTCAAATGTCCGACAAAATTCATTGCACTTATTTCTTGACCTATTCCCTCTTGAAGATCCTGATGCTACAATGGAGGGGAAAGACACACTCCTTGATAAACAGTTCTTTCTGCTGGACAGATTACTAATGGATGAGTGCCCTGATGTGCGGGCTGTAGCAGTTGAAGGTTGTTGCCGCATTCTTCATTTGTTTTGGGAAATTATCCCTTCACCAACAATCACTAAAACTCTTACCAAAATCTTTGATCATATGATACACGATGAATGCACTGAGGTTAGGTTGTCAACAGTAAATGCTATGATATACCTACTTGGAAACCCCCATTCTCACGAGGTCCTTAAAGTGCTTTTACCTAGAATGGGTAATTTGATTCTTGATACTTCTCCTCCAGTTCGTGCTGCAGTTGTAGATCTCCTTCTCACTTTAACTGATTTAAGAAATTTTCAGTTTCACAAG GTTGTGCATATAGACCTTTTGTTGTCTACACTTGCAAATGACCAACCAATGATTGGTCAAAAACTCACTAAGCTTCTCCTTCCTTCATACTTCCCCTCAAAAGTAAACCTGAGAGAAGCATGTAAGCGTTGTGTCACACTTTTAAAAAGGTGTCCTTTGGCTGGTGCAAGGTTCTGTGAATTTGCTGTGTCGGAAGGAATCTCGTTACAGTCATGGATGGAACTTTTGAAAATTCTTATCAGTTTGGTTGTATCACCTGGCAAGCTGGAGGAGGAGCAGATTGATGGTTCAATTATTGCAGCCTCCCACCTCTGTATCTATCTTGTACGTGATGGATCTTATCACACTAAACTTAAAGAGGAATTGTCTGGTGAAAGACTCAAGCAATTGTTTGGTGTTGCAACCTCAGCACGTGCCCAGGCCTCTGTCTGTAACATTATTTCAAGTATCTGTCCAGATGCAGTTGATGACCTTTTCGATGAATGCATGACCTTGGTAACAAATTGCGGAGATTTATCCAATTCTTTAGAAAAGCAAGCTGAGGTGAGGTCTGTCCACAAGATGATGCTATCTTGCAGTTGGTTTGACGAGATGTTTGAAATTCTAGCTAGGCTTCTGCAAAGAACTGCCTCCCAATGCCACAAAAAATTTGGAACAGAACTGGTAAAATTCAGTGTTCCGTCAACTAAACGGGGGAATACTAAGTCCTCCATCAAGCTCTCCTCTAAATCAAAGCATGTGAAGGAGAAAAAGATGTTCGGTAAGGTTAAATGTAGCTTCAAGGAAGAGTATGAAATCACTGTAGGAGTGGCTTGGCAGATAAAGGACCTCCTTTTATCTGAAAATACAAGAAATGCTATTCTACGCAGTGGAAGCTTAGAGACTATATTCCTTTCTTTGAAGGCCATATCTGAAGTTAGCATTCTACAATGTACACGATGTGATTATATGAGATTGTCACCAATTTTGGCATACACAGCTCTTGCTTTTCACATGTCTTTTCAGGACAACAACTTAGGTGGAGACAAAAATGTCAATAAGAAGCGTAGAACGGAATCTACTAATGAAGCATCAGAG GAAACGGCATTGGAACTGACAATGGATCATCTTCTTGGCTGCACAAATAAGCTATTCGGGATACCATCTAGTGAATTATCTGACCTTGGCGGTGATG GATCTGATTTTGCTAAACAACAGAGGACATTGAATGTGGTGAAGATGCTAACTGCAGTGCTGAAGTTCATTGCTGATGCTCTTACGATGGATCTTGTCGATAAAAGCCAGGAGGAATGCCTATCTTTTACTCTGGAATACATTAAATTTATCATCTCAAGTTTGAGGGAACATTCTGGTGAGGAGCTGCAATTTACGGAAGACATGTTGAAAGAGATATATCTCTGTCTGAAGAGTTCCTTCACATATGTAGCCAAGTTGGTGAATGTAGTGCTTAAGAGTTTTTCTGAAGCGTCACAACCCTTATTGGGAGCTTTTGACATTGCCAATGAACTGTTAAACCTCTACGTTTCGATTGAAGAGTACTTGGGCTATGGATATGCAGTTCGTCTTTTTCCTGCAGTCAAACCATGGGTTCCTGATTTAATTCTGGCATTAGGATCTTTAAACCTGATGAAGCAGATTCCAGGAGGCAAATCTAGTTCTTTTAATCCAAAAGATGATCTTCCATTATGGGTATCCACATTAGCAAGGACTGAGCTGGCTGAACAACAAGATATAAGTTCTGATGAGGAGCCTGATAGAATTTCTAAGATGGAGGGCTTCAAGACATTCAAGAAACTTGTAAACGTAATGGTTCAGCTGTTGAGAGCTAACCATAATGTGCTGGATGCAGTTGGGCTGACTTTATTGAACAATTTGCTGGTTGGGCTGAAAAGCAAGAATTTTGATGTTGTGTTGGGGCTCCTGCATTTTGTGTGTGTTAAGCTAGTCAGACATGAGGAAAGAGAGTGGAAGGAACTTACATCAATGTTGACATCCCTCCAGCAGATCTACCATCAATTGGAGTTGGAAAAAGAATCATGTAACGGTGAGGATGCAAGGCAGGTGTTACAGCGTGCAAGGGCATTGGTTGAACCTGTTTGGAAATGTTATTTATCTGATGATAGGAGGAATTCCTTTGAAGAAGAGTAG